In one Corallococcus silvisoli genomic region, the following are encoded:
- a CDS encoding NAD(P)H-dependent glycerol-3-phosphate dehydrogenase, with product MRGSVIGAGSFGTALANVLAVNCDEVRLWGREPGAVEAINTRHENATYLKGIPLSERVRATTGLEEALAGSEMVVLATPSHATREVLARAKSFLPKGVPLITVSKGIENGTLLTMTELMEDCLPEEFHPYVAVLSGPSFAKELARRMPTVVTIASHWDKVAQRCQKALQTDTFRSYTSTDVVGVQYGGALKNVIAIAAGMADGLGMGHNARAAIITRGLAEITRLAVRKGANPLTLSGLSGMGDLVLTCTGELSRNRHVGMELGKGRTLPDILADMKEVAEGVKTAKSARDLSLKTGVELPICEQVYLIAYEGKNARNAVVDLMTRQPKSELSGG from the coding sequence ATGCGTGGCAGTGTCATCGGTGCAGGCTCGTTCGGTACGGCGCTCGCCAACGTGCTCGCGGTGAATTGCGACGAGGTCCGGCTCTGGGGCCGCGAACCCGGCGCCGTGGAGGCCATCAACACCCGCCACGAGAACGCCACCTACCTCAAGGGCATCCCCCTCTCCGAGCGCGTGCGCGCCACCACGGGCCTGGAGGAGGCGCTGGCGGGCTCGGAGATGGTGGTGCTCGCCACGCCCAGCCACGCCACGCGCGAGGTGCTCGCGCGCGCGAAGTCCTTCCTGCCCAAGGGCGTGCCGTTGATCACGGTGTCCAAGGGCATCGAGAACGGGACGCTCCTCACCATGACGGAGCTGATGGAGGACTGCCTGCCGGAGGAGTTCCACCCGTACGTCGCGGTGCTCTCCGGCCCCAGCTTCGCGAAGGAGCTGGCGCGGCGCATGCCCACGGTGGTGACCATCGCGTCGCACTGGGACAAGGTGGCCCAGCGCTGTCAGAAGGCGCTCCAGACGGACACCTTCCGCTCGTACACGTCCACGGACGTCGTGGGCGTGCAGTACGGCGGCGCGCTGAAGAACGTCATCGCCATCGCGGCGGGCATGGCGGATGGCCTGGGCATGGGCCACAACGCGCGGGCGGCCATCATCACGCGCGGCCTGGCGGAGATCACGCGGCTCGCGGTGCGCAAGGGCGCCAACCCGCTGACGCTGTCCGGCCTGTCCGGCATGGGCGACCTGGTGCTCACGTGCACGGGCGAGCTCAGCCGCAACCGCCACGTGGGCATGGAGCTGGGCAAGGGCCGCACGCTGCCGGACATCCTCGCGGACATGAAGGAGGTCGCCGAGGGCGTGAAGACGGCGAAGAGCGCGCGCGACCTGTCGCTCAAGACGGGGGTGGAGCTGCCCATCTGCGAGCAGGTCTACCTCATCGCCTACGAGGGCAAGAACGCCCGGAACGCGGTGGTGGACCTGATGACGCGCCAGCCGAAGTCGGAGCTGTCCGGCGGCTGA